One stretch of Miscanthus floridulus cultivar M001 chromosome 18, ASM1932011v1, whole genome shotgun sequence DNA includes these proteins:
- the LOC136522556 gene encoding probable serine/threonine-protein kinase PBL19, whose product MGCFSFKSGGKSSGGSKAQQHPRPGAQTPPAKSAPAASSSSSSSSSSGGVHSKTKASAASTPTRTIQELSEERGAQRLRVFDLDELGSATNGFSRALKLGEGGFGSVYRAFFRSAAGARVVLAVKRLNQRSLQGHKQWLAEVQFLGVLEHPNLVKLIGYCAVDSEASKHRLLVYEFMPNKSLDDHLFNRAHPPLSWRLRLQIMIGAARGLDYLHEGVPEVQVIYRDFKASNILLDAEFRPKLSDFGLAREGPTEGKTHVSTAVVGTHGYAAPDYIETGHLTAKSDVWSFGVVLYEILTGRRSLERSRPAEEQKLLGWVQQHPPDSAGFRAIMDPRLGGRYPLAAAREVARLADRCLGKNPKERPAMRDVVEELERVLQMEPPPLPAADKKKGGDGRLPAKR is encoded by the exons atGGGGTGCTTCTCCTTCAAGAGCGGCGGCAAGAGCAGCGGCGGGTCCAAAGCTCAGCAGCACCCGCGGCCCGGCGCCCAGACGCCACCGGCCAAGTCGGCCCCGGcggcgtcgtcctcctcctcctcttcctcctcctccggcggcgtgCACAGCAAGACCAAGGCGTCGGCGGCGTCCACGCCCACGCGGACCATCCAGGAGCTGTCGGAGGAGCGGGGCGCGCAGCGGCTCCGGGTGTTCGACCTCGACGAGCTCGGCAGCGCCACCAACGGCTTCAGCCGCGCGCTCAAGCTCGGCGAGGGCGGCTTCGGCTCCGTCTACCGCGCCTTCTTCCGCTCCGCCGCCGGCGCCCGCGTCGTGCTCGCCGTCAAGCGCCTCAACCAGCGCAGCCTCCAG GGGCACAAGCAGTGGCTGGCTGAAGTCCAATTCCTAGGTGTTCTTGAACACCCGAACCTTGTAAAGCTGATCGGCTACTGCGCGGTGGATTCAGAAGCAAGCAAGCACAGGCTGCTGGTCTACGAGTTCATGCCCAACAAGAGCTTGGACGACCACCTGTTCAACCGAGCCCATCCTCCCCTTTCATGGAGACTGAGGCTGCAGATCATGATCGGTGCCGCACGGGGTCTGGATTACCTCCATGAAGGAGTACCAGAAGTTCAG GTGATCTACAGGGATTTCAAAGCGTCCAACATCCTTCTGGACGCCGAATTCAGGCCAAAACTGTCGGATTTTGGCCTGGCAAGAGAGGGTCCAACCGAAGGGAAAACACACGTCTCCACCGCG GTGGTGGGGACGCACGGGTACGCTGCGCCGGACTACATCGAGACGGGGCACCTGACGGCGAAGAGCGACGTGTGGAGCTTCGGCGTGGTGCTGTACGAGATCCTGACGGGGCGGCGGTCGCTGGAGCGCAGCCGCCCCGCGGAGGAGCAGAAGCTGCTGGGGTGGGTGCAGCAGCACCCGCCGGACAGCGCCGGGTTCCGGGCCATCATGGACCCGCGGCTAGGCGGGCGGTACCCGCTGGCCGCGGCGCGCGAGGTGGCCAGGCTCGCCGACCGCTGCCTCGGCAAGAACCCCAAGGAGCGGCCGGCGATGAGGGACGTCGTCGAGGAGCTCGAGCGGGTGCTGCAGATGGAGCCGCCACCGCTGCCGGCCGCCGACAAAAAGAAAGGAGGCGACGGCAGACTGCCGGCGAAGAGGTGA
- the LOC136520754 gene encoding uncharacterized protein isoform X1, protein MRSSEQSSRFVQELVLYAASAALSCLVLFAGLRHLGPNRAASQKAQQQKKEIAKRLGRTLVSTTPYEDVIACDVINPDSIDVEFDSIGGLDQVKQALYELVILPLRRPELFAFGKLLSPQKGVLLYGPPGTGKTMLAKAIARESGAVFINVRISNLMSKWFGDAQKLVAAVFSLAHKLQPAIIFIDEVDSFLGQRRTTNHEAMTNMKTEFMSLWDGFTTDQNARVMVLAATNRPSELDEAILRRFTQIFEIGIPVQSERSKILQVVLKGENVEPNIDYDHIARLCGGFTGSDILELCKQAAFYPIRELLDSEKNRRKLDKPRPLRQSDLERALSTSRKGKKAASSGLQSPLWVRPTDSEDDQVQNAIFEISKLMSRIVQSNQSEPQEPSSP, encoded by the exons ATGAGGTCGTCGGAGCAGTCGTCGCGGTTCGTGCAGGAGCTCGTGCTGTACGCCGCCAGCGCCGCGCTCAGCTGCCTCGTCCTCTTCGcgggcctccgccacctcggccccAACCGCGCCGCCTCCCAGAAGGCGCAGCAGCAGAAGAAGGAGATCGCCAAGCGCCTCGGCCGGACCCTCGTCTCCACCACGCCCTACGAG GACGTGATTGCGTGCGACGTCATCAACCCCGACAGCATCGACGTCGAGTTCGACTCCATCGGCGGCCTCGACCAGGTCAAGCAGGCGCTCTACGAGCTCGTCATCCTGCCTCTGCGCCGCCCTGAGCTATTCGCCTTCGGCAAGCTCCTCAGCCCACAGAAGGGCGTCCTCCTCTATGGCCCGCCCGGGACAGGCAAGACCATGCTCGCCAAGGCCATCGCCAGGGAGTCCGGCGCCGTCTTCATCAATGTCAGGATCTCCAATCTCATGAGCAAGTGGTTCGGGGACGCGCAGAAGCTCG TGGCTGCTGTATTTAGTCTCGCTCACAAGCTCCAGCCCGCTATTATCTTCATTGACGAGGTTGATAGTTTCTTGGGGCAGCGACGGACAACCAACCATGAAGCCATGACTAATATGAAGACAGAGTTCATGTCCCTCTGGGATGGCTTCACCACCGATC AGAATGCTCGTGTAATGGTCCTGGCTGCTACAAACAGGCCATCTGAGCTAGATGAGGCCATCCTGAGGCGCTTTACTCAGATATTTGAAATTGGAATTCCTGTTCAGAGTGAAAGGAGCAAGATACTTCAGGTTGTGTTGAAGGGAGAAAATGTCGAGCCTAATATTGATTATGATCACATTGCAAGATTGTGCGGGGGCTTTACTGGATCAGACATACTAGAACTGTGCAAGCAGGCAGCTTTCTACCCTATTAGGGAGCTGTTGGACAGTGAGAAAAACAGGAGGAAATTAGAT AAGCCTAGACCCTTGAGACAATCAGACTTGGAGAGAGCCCTATCAACGTCTAGAAAGGGCAAGAAGGCTGCAAGTTCAGGACTGCAGTCACCCTTGTGGGTTCGGCCGACAGATTCAGAAGACGATCAGGTACAGAACGCGATCTTTGAGATATCTAAGCTGATGTCTCGAATAGTTCAGAGCAATCAGTCAGAACCGCAAGAGCCTTCTTCACCTTAA
- the LOC136520754 gene encoding uncharacterized protein isoform X2, with translation MRSSEQSSRFVQELVLYAASAALSCLVLFAGLRHLGPNRAASQKAQQQKKEIAKRLGRTLVSTTPYEDVIACDVINPDSIDVEFDSIGGLDQVKQALYELVILPLRRPELFAFGKLLSPQKGVLLYGPPGTGKTMLAKAIARESGAVFINVRISNLMSKWFGDAQKLVAAVFSLAHKLQPAIIFIDEVDSFLGQRRTTNHEAMTNMKTEFMSLWDGFTTDQNARVMVLAATNRPSELDEAILRRFTQIFEIGIPVQSERSKILQVVLKGENVEPNIDYDHIARLCGGFTGSDILELCKQAAFYPIRELLDSEKNRRKLDKPRPLRQSDLERALSTSRKGKKAASSGLQSPLWVRPTDSEDDQIS, from the exons ATGAGGTCGTCGGAGCAGTCGTCGCGGTTCGTGCAGGAGCTCGTGCTGTACGCCGCCAGCGCCGCGCTCAGCTGCCTCGTCCTCTTCGcgggcctccgccacctcggccccAACCGCGCCGCCTCCCAGAAGGCGCAGCAGCAGAAGAAGGAGATCGCCAAGCGCCTCGGCCGGACCCTCGTCTCCACCACGCCCTACGAG GACGTGATTGCGTGCGACGTCATCAACCCCGACAGCATCGACGTCGAGTTCGACTCCATCGGCGGCCTCGACCAGGTCAAGCAGGCGCTCTACGAGCTCGTCATCCTGCCTCTGCGCCGCCCTGAGCTATTCGCCTTCGGCAAGCTCCTCAGCCCACAGAAGGGCGTCCTCCTCTATGGCCCGCCCGGGACAGGCAAGACCATGCTCGCCAAGGCCATCGCCAGGGAGTCCGGCGCCGTCTTCATCAATGTCAGGATCTCCAATCTCATGAGCAAGTGGTTCGGGGACGCGCAGAAGCTCG TGGCTGCTGTATTTAGTCTCGCTCACAAGCTCCAGCCCGCTATTATCTTCATTGACGAGGTTGATAGTTTCTTGGGGCAGCGACGGACAACCAACCATGAAGCCATGACTAATATGAAGACAGAGTTCATGTCCCTCTGGGATGGCTTCACCACCGATC AGAATGCTCGTGTAATGGTCCTGGCTGCTACAAACAGGCCATCTGAGCTAGATGAGGCCATCCTGAGGCGCTTTACTCAGATATTTGAAATTGGAATTCCTGTTCAGAGTGAAAGGAGCAAGATACTTCAGGTTGTGTTGAAGGGAGAAAATGTCGAGCCTAATATTGATTATGATCACATTGCAAGATTGTGCGGGGGCTTTACTGGATCAGACATACTAGAACTGTGCAAGCAGGCAGCTTTCTACCCTATTAGGGAGCTGTTGGACAGTGAGAAAAACAGGAGGAAATTAGAT AAGCCTAGACCCTTGAGACAATCAGACTTGGAGAGAGCCCTATCAACGTCTAGAAAGGGCAAGAAGGCTGCAAGTTCAGGACTGCAGTCACCCTTGTGGGTTCGGCCGACAGATTCAGAAGACGATCAG ATCTCGTGA
- the LOC136520755 gene encoding ras-related protein RABA3-like: MEDYVFKIVVIGDSAVGKTQLLGCFTPDEFFLDSKSTIGIEFQTRTVDIARHRVEAQIWDTAGQERYRAVTSAYYRGALNAMLVYDRTFDHVARWVAELRAHADKSIVVMLVGNKADLAGAAARRAVAADEADAFAEEQGLFFSEASALSGDNVERAFLTLLQEIHANVSRKKLEAVHRARSQGHQAVAR; this comes from the exons ATGGAGGACTACGTGTTCAAGATCGTGGTGATCGGCGACTCGGCGGTGGGGAAGACGCAGCTGCTGGGGTGCTTCACCCCCGACGAGTTCTTCCTCGACTCCAAGTCCACCATCGGCATCGAGTTCCAGACGCGCACCGTCGACATCGCCCGCCACCGCGTCGAGGCCCAGATCTGGGACA CCGCCGGCCAGGAGCGCTACCGGGCGGTCACCAGCGCCTACTACCGCGGCGCACTCAATGCCATGCTCGTCTACGACCGCACCTTCGACCACGTCGCGCGCTGGGTCGCCGAGCTCCGCGCCCACGCCGACAAGTCCATCGTCGTCATGCTCGTCGGCAACAAGGCCGACctggccggcgccgccgcccgccgagCGGTGGCTGCAGACGAGGCGGACGCCTTCGCTGAGGAGCAGGGACTCTTCTTCTCCGAGGCGTCCGCGCTCAGCGGGGACAACGTCGAGCGTGCCTTCCTCACTCTACTCCAGGAGATCCACGCCAATGTGTCCAGGAAGAAGCTGGAGGCGGTCCACCGTGCTCGCTCTCAAGGGCACCAAGCTGTCGCTCGCTGA
- the LOC136523017 gene encoding uncharacterized protein isoform X1 — protein MGRGLGLELQLRKPSSAAAACTSPVCCYLAGEDRFVPAPAGGSLPPILRPSPSPTIAAFGHLVFPNYTSRWHSKTELAADLTPISPDSQRAMQEKKLTLLQTVAAAGVFSAVSFWYGFMFGRESARRELGGIIDDLRSNKPTTISAASSEPDAHSKP, from the exons ATGGGCCGTGGGCTCGGCCTAGAACTGCAACTCCGCAAGCCCTCgtcggccgccgccgcctgcaCCTCCCCAGTCTGCTGCTACCTTGCCGGCGAAGATCGTTTCGTGCCGGCACCGGCAGGCGGCAGCCTTCCTCCAATCCTCCGTCCCTCTCCCTCCCCAACCATCGCCGCCTTCGGTCACCTCGTCTTCCCCAACTACACCTCGCGGTGGCACAGCAAAACGGAG CTAGCGGCTGACCTGACTCCCATCTCTCCCGATTCTCAGCGGGCGATGCAGGAGAAGAAGCTGACCCTGCTGCAGACGGTGGCAGCTGCCGGAGTCTTCTCCGCCGTCTCCTTCTG GTATGGCTTCATGTTTGGAAGGGAGTCCGCGCGGCGCGAGCTTGGTGGCATCATAGACGACCTCCGCAGCAACAAGCCCACCACGATCTCTGCCGCTTCCTCGGAACCCGATGCTCATTCCAAGCCATAG
- the LOC136521570 gene encoding uncharacterized protein isoform X1 has product MQETKVTAAEAMEDDNDEEGYVKVGTRFYRVTMRPSGAGGAVARRRRLHYLESCYLCKESIACDRDVFMYKYVRASHRAIDRGDAAFCSEDCRDEQMDMDEALHAAARRHRLLQRAPASSSQAVAEAAASTRPPPVMRRRPTIANLAARNPPVAAS; this is encoded by the exons ATGCAAGAGACCAAGGTCACGGCGGCGGAGGCGATGGAGGACGACAACGACGAGGAGGGGTACGTGAAGGTGGGGACGAGGTTCTACCGGGTGACGATGAGGCcgagcggcgccggcggcgccgtAGCGCGTCGTCGTCGCCTCCACTACCTCGAGTCCTGCTACCTCTGCAAGGAAAGCATCGCTTGCGACCGCGACGTCTTCATGTACAAGTACGTGCGTGCCAGCCATCGCGCCATCGATCG GGGGGACGCGGCGTTCTGCAGCGAGGACTGCAGGGACGAGCAGATGGACATGGACGAAGCGCTccacgcggcggcgcggcgccacCGCCTCCTGCAGCGCGCGCCCGCGTCCTCCTCGCAGGCGGTAGCTGAGGCGGCGGCGTCGACCAGGCCTCCGCCAGTGATGCGCCGCCGCCCCACCATCGCCAACCTCGCCGCACGAAACCCGCCCGTGGCCGCCAGCTAG
- the LOC136521570 gene encoding uncharacterized protein isoform X2, translating to MQETKVTAAEAMEDDNDEEGYVKVGTRFYRVTMRPSGAGGAVARRRRLHYLESCYLCKESIACDRDVFMYKGDAAFCSEDCRDEQMDMDEALHAAARRHRLLQRAPASSSQAVAEAAASTRPPPVMRRRPTIANLAARNPPVAAS from the exons ATGCAAGAGACCAAGGTCACGGCGGCGGAGGCGATGGAGGACGACAACGACGAGGAGGGGTACGTGAAGGTGGGGACGAGGTTCTACCGGGTGACGATGAGGCcgagcggcgccggcggcgccgtAGCGCGTCGTCGTCGCCTCCACTACCTCGAGTCCTGCTACCTCTGCAAGGAAAGCATCGCTTGCGACCGCGACGTCTTCATGTACAA GGGGGACGCGGCGTTCTGCAGCGAGGACTGCAGGGACGAGCAGATGGACATGGACGAAGCGCTccacgcggcggcgcggcgccacCGCCTCCTGCAGCGCGCGCCCGCGTCCTCCTCGCAGGCGGTAGCTGAGGCGGCGGCGTCGACCAGGCCTCCGCCAGTGATGCGCCGCCGCCCCACCATCGCCAACCTCGCCGCACGAAACCCGCCCGTGGCCGCCAGCTAG
- the LOC136523017 gene encoding uncharacterized protein isoform X2 yields MGRGLGLELQLRKPSSAAAACTSPVCCYLAGEDRFVPAPAGGSLPPILRPSPSPTIAAFGHLVFPNYTSRWHSKTERAMQEKKLTLLQTVAAAGVFSAVSFWYGFMFGRESARRELGGIIDDLRSNKPTTISAASSEPDAHSKP; encoded by the exons ATGGGCCGTGGGCTCGGCCTAGAACTGCAACTCCGCAAGCCCTCgtcggccgccgccgcctgcaCCTCCCCAGTCTGCTGCTACCTTGCCGGCGAAGATCGTTTCGTGCCGGCACCGGCAGGCGGCAGCCTTCCTCCAATCCTCCGTCCCTCTCCCTCCCCAACCATCGCCGCCTTCGGTCACCTCGTCTTCCCCAACTACACCTCGCGGTGGCACAGCAAAACGGAG CGGGCGATGCAGGAGAAGAAGCTGACCCTGCTGCAGACGGTGGCAGCTGCCGGAGTCTTCTCCGCCGTCTCCTTCTG GTATGGCTTCATGTTTGGAAGGGAGTCCGCGCGGCGCGAGCTTGGTGGCATCATAGACGACCTCCGCAGCAACAAGCCCACCACGATCTCTGCCGCTTCCTCGGAACCCGATGCTCATTCCAAGCCATAG